From Methanocella paludicola SANAE, a single genomic window includes:
- a CDS encoding PAS domain-containing sensor histidine kinase produces the protein MKMRTDKHNMRESPIANIKQQPDPEMSREELIEELGELRALTAGLLSTVPVAFIVLDSQWRLVYLNDDAVKFFEDTRESLIGKPLEEIYPRKLGRMLSPQMIRELLDGKQNWVNKYTDYLHQWYKISANSSDFGIFIRLEDITSEMLVNRLLRLNEFSVNRARDMIFWFMPGGHIIYANMASRELLGYNNEELTKLKAIDIDPSFTADKWAEFVYDLKIRGSSTLELSFRARDGRIIPVEMTSNYLDYYGDEYVTSFARDITARKKNDKALMETKAQAELYVDLMSHDINNMNQVAIGYLDLALDMMRTDGRIDENHRDMISKPYEMLLNSSKLIENVRKVQLERSGHYEHRVIDIFKVLEDIKNNHPSVAGRDIQIKLTSNCECMVAANELLKDIFVNLIGNSIKHSSGPILINVVMDKVTEEGKEYCRVSVEDNGPGISDGNKGKLLQRLNIGNARARGKGFGLYLIKQLVDDFGGKFWMEDRVPGDYTKGAKFVVMLPAADT, from the coding sequence ATGAAAATGCGGACGGATAAGCATAATATGCGGGAGAGCCCGATAGCCAACATTAAGCAACAGCCTGACCCTGAAATGAGCCGGGAAGAGCTGATCGAAGAGCTAGGGGAGCTGAGGGCGCTTACCGCCGGCTTATTAAGCACCGTCCCGGTGGCGTTCATTGTCCTCGATAGCCAGTGGCGGCTCGTATACTTGAACGATGATGCCGTAAAATTTTTCGAGGATACCAGAGAATCGCTCATAGGCAAGCCACTTGAAGAAATTTATCCAAGAAAGCTCGGCCGCATGCTATCCCCTCAAATGATCCGAGAACTTCTGGATGGAAAACAAAACTGGGTCAATAAATATACTGACTACCTTCATCAATGGTATAAGATATCCGCGAATTCTTCTGATTTTGGCATTTTCATCCGTCTGGAGGATATTACTTCGGAAATGCTAGTGAACCGCTTATTAAGGCTGAACGAATTTTCCGTCAATCGCGCCCGGGACATGATCTTCTGGTTTATGCCCGGCGGCCACATCATCTACGCTAACATGGCTTCGCGTGAATTGCTGGGATACAATAATGAAGAATTAACAAAGTTGAAGGCGATCGATATCGATCCGTCATTCACGGCCGATAAGTGGGCCGAATTCGTTTATGACTTAAAAATAAGGGGTTCCAGCACCTTAGAATTGAGCTTCAGGGCCAGGGACGGGCGCATCATCCCTGTAGAAATGACCAGTAACTACCTGGATTATTATGGAGATGAATACGTCACTTCCTTCGCCCGCGATATCACCGCGCGTAAAAAAAACGATAAGGCCTTAATGGAAACTAAAGCCCAGGCGGAGCTCTACGTCGATCTGATGAGCCACGACATCAACAACATGAACCAGGTAGCCATAGGATACCTGGATCTGGCGCTCGATATGATGAGAACGGATGGCCGGATCGATGAGAACCATAGAGACATGATATCAAAGCCATACGAAATGCTCCTGAATAGCTCGAAGCTCATCGAGAACGTGAGGAAGGTCCAGCTTGAAAGATCGGGGCACTATGAGCACCGCGTTATTGACATCTTTAAGGTCCTCGAGGATATTAAAAATAATCATCCCAGTGTGGCAGGCAGGGATATCCAGATAAAGCTTACCAGTAACTGCGAATGCATGGTCGCGGCCAACGAGCTCTTGAAGGACATATTCGTGAACCTGATAGGGAACTCGATCAAGCATTCGAGCGGCCCGATATTGATAAACGTCGTAATGGATAAGGTTACCGAGGAGGGGAAGGAGTATTGTCGCGTATCCGTTGAAGACAACGGCCCAGGTATATCGGATGGTAACAAGGGTAAATTACTCCAACGCCTCAACATCGGGAACGCTAGGGCCAGGGGTAAAGGGTTCGGGCTCTACCTCATAAAGCAGCTCGTGGACGATTTCGGGGGCAAGTTCTGGATGGAAGACCGTGTACCTGGCGACTATACGAAAGGCGCGAAGTTCGTTGTCATGCTTCCGGCTGCTGATACTTAA
- a CDS encoding CheR family methyltransferase, which translates to MSANNSRIKGDRKTPTSDQPTVIPGKQEDSEGQFFIAGLCGSAGGLEAFEEFFKKLPPDTGIGYVLITHLDPTKKDIMPQLIQRYTRMPVVQAEDDMVIEPNHVYVIPPNNDMTLSEGVLKLHTPSMPKGVRMPIDVFLRSLAADRREMSIALIFSGMGTDGVLGVKAIKEKNGTVMAQEPSEAKFDSMPQSAINTGMVDYVAPAADLPEQLVEFGKNYQRLLSKSVAEITKKPSDIDKIFQIILRRTGHDFTAYKPSTVFRRIERRMTVHKIKDLKGYIEYLNGHADEVDSLFKELLIGVTNFFRDPEAFNALEKEAIPQMLKKVAPNSLIRVWVPGCSTGEEAYSIAMVLLESLDGRPNKVQIFATDIYSEAIEHARKGVYPDNIAADVSEERLREFFTKEDSYFKVKKRVREMIIFAEQDVIHDPPFTGMDLISCRNLLIYLKPEAQTKIISSFAYSLNPRGILFLGTSETLGQFSDLFTTINNRWKLFGRKEYATRREVQTIIPAATSNPIERMNIQARVLRPPTVELAHQALLDLLSPPAAIIDHNGDIIYIHGHTGKYLEPAPGKASMNIFAMARKGLDTELSIAVDRAKRNNADVVIKSVEVQTNAHTQTVDVAVKLITQPEALKGLFLVSFHEAEKPPKARTSKAATAGKSETSRQLSEELKYTKDKLQSTMEEMRASQEELRSMNEELQSTNEELQSTNEELTTSKEEMQSLNEELVTVNSELQAKLDDLTRTNNDMKNLLNSTDIATIFINNNLKITRFTSSATKIVNLLPGDLGRPITDISTNIKDANNGNSLIVQESRRVLEKLVPVEKQIVTKDGDWYIMRVLPYRTVDNVIDGVVITFNDVTQMKQLEKSMKAAKEYTEAVIATIREPLVVLDNAMHVINANKSFYKTFHVSPEETEHHILYELGNGQWNIPDLKKLLENILPGKRSFDDFKVEHDFPSIGRRVMLLNARMIETGAGDGLILLSIEDATDRA; encoded by the coding sequence ATGAGCGCTAATAATTCAAGGATTAAGGGTGACAGGAAGACGCCGACCTCGGACCAGCCGACCGTTATACCCGGAAAGCAGGAGGATTCGGAAGGCCAATTCTTTATCGCAGGGCTATGCGGCTCCGCCGGCGGGCTCGAAGCATTCGAGGAGTTTTTCAAGAAACTGCCGCCTGATACCGGAATAGGGTATGTCCTTATCACACATCTCGACCCGACCAAGAAGGACATCATGCCCCAGTTGATACAGCGTTATACGAGGATGCCTGTCGTGCAGGCAGAAGATGACATGGTGATCGAACCGAACCACGTCTACGTCATACCGCCGAATAATGACATGACGTTATCAGAAGGCGTTCTCAAGCTCCACACGCCGTCCATGCCGAAAGGCGTACGGATGCCGATCGACGTGTTCCTTCGGAGCCTGGCCGCCGACAGGCGGGAAATGTCCATTGCGCTCATCTTCTCCGGAATGGGCACCGACGGAGTCCTCGGCGTCAAGGCCATTAAGGAAAAGAACGGCACGGTGATGGCGCAGGAACCGTCCGAGGCAAAATTCGATAGTATGCCGCAGAGCGCCATCAATACGGGCATGGTCGATTACGTCGCGCCTGCCGCAGATCTCCCCGAGCAACTCGTCGAATTTGGAAAGAATTACCAGCGGCTGCTGAGTAAAAGCGTGGCGGAGATAACTAAGAAGCCGTCGGATATAGATAAGATATTTCAGATCATTCTCCGAAGAACGGGCCACGATTTCACGGCCTATAAGCCGAGCACGGTATTCCGCAGGATAGAGCGGCGTATGACCGTCCACAAGATCAAGGACCTGAAGGGGTATATCGAGTATCTCAACGGTCATGCCGATGAGGTCGACTCGCTATTTAAAGAGCTGCTTATCGGTGTAACCAACTTCTTCAGGGATCCTGAAGCGTTTAACGCACTTGAGAAGGAAGCCATTCCACAGATGTTAAAGAAAGTGGCCCCGAATTCGTTGATAAGGGTGTGGGTGCCCGGCTGTTCCACGGGGGAAGAGGCGTATTCCATCGCCATGGTCTTGCTTGAATCCCTGGATGGCAGGCCGAACAAGGTTCAAATATTCGCTACCGACATCTATAGCGAAGCGATCGAGCATGCCCGTAAAGGCGTGTATCCCGATAATATCGCGGCCGATGTATCCGAGGAACGACTGCGGGAATTTTTCACCAAGGAAGACAGCTATTTCAAGGTCAAAAAGCGCGTCCGCGAGATGATCATTTTCGCTGAGCAGGACGTCATCCATGACCCGCCTTTCACCGGGATGGACCTGATAAGCTGCAGGAATTTGCTGATATACCTGAAGCCGGAAGCGCAGACCAAGATCATATCATCTTTCGCATATTCCCTGAACCCAAGGGGGATCTTATTCTTGGGCACTTCCGAGACCCTCGGCCAATTTTCCGACTTATTCACGACGATCAACAATCGATGGAAGCTCTTTGGGAGAAAGGAGTATGCGACCAGGAGAGAGGTTCAAACTATAATCCCGGCAGCGACGTCCAATCCGATCGAGCGTATGAACATCCAGGCCCGTGTATTAAGGCCGCCCACAGTCGAGCTGGCTCACCAGGCGCTCCTGGACCTGTTATCTCCGCCGGCAGCGATAATCGACCATAATGGCGATATCATCTATATCCACGGACATACGGGTAAATACCTGGAGCCGGCTCCGGGGAAGGCGAGCATGAACATCTTCGCCATGGCGAGAAAAGGCCTGGACACGGAGCTTTCGATCGCCGTCGATAGGGCTAAAAGGAACAACGCCGATGTGGTCATAAAAAGCGTTGAAGTCCAGACGAATGCGCATACCCAGACTGTAGACGTTGCTGTGAAGCTCATCACGCAGCCGGAGGCCTTAAAGGGCCTCTTTTTGGTATCGTTCCATGAAGCTGAGAAGCCGCCTAAGGCCAGGACGTCAAAGGCCGCGACCGCCGGGAAGAGCGAGACGAGCCGCCAGCTTTCCGAGGAGCTCAAATACACCAAGGATAAGCTCCAGTCCACGATGGAGGAGATGCGCGCGTCGCAGGAAGAGCTCCGGTCCATGAACGAGGAGCTGCAGAGCACGAACGAGGAGCTGCAGAGCACGAACGAGGAGCTGACCACCTCGAAGGAAGAGATGCAATCGCTCAACGAAGAGCTTGTGACCGTCAACTCGGAGCTTCAGGCCAAGCTGGACGACCTGACCCGCACGAATAATGACATGAAGAACCTGCTCAACAGCACCGACATCGCCACCATTTTTATAAATAATAACCTCAAGATAACGCGCTTTACGTCCTCGGCCACGAAGATCGTCAATTTACTCCCCGGGGACCTGGGCCGGCCCATCACCGATATTTCGACGAACATTAAGGATGCGAATAATGGCAATAGTCTAATAGTACAGGAATCACGCAGAGTTCTCGAAAAGCTCGTTCCTGTGGAAAAGCAGATCGTGACTAAGGATGGCGACTGGTATATCATGCGTGTGTTACCCTACAGGACCGTGGATAACGTCATCGATGGCGTGGTGATCACGTTTAATGACGTCACTCAGATGAAACAGCTTGAAAAGTCTATGAAGGCCGCAAAAGAGTACACGGAAGCTGTTATTGCCACCATCCGGGAGCCTCTGGTGGTGCTCGATAATGCGATGCACGTCATTAATGCCAATAAATCATTCTACAAAACGTTCCACGTCTCCCCCGAAGAGACTGAGCATCATATATTATATGAACTTGGCAACGGTCAATGGAACATTCCCGATCTCAAGAAGCTGCTCGAGAATATACTTCCCGGCAAAAGATCGTTCGATGACTTTAAAGTCGAGCATGACTTTCCGAGTATAGGCCGCCGTGTGATGCTGCTCAACGCGAGAATGATAGAGACTGGCGCCGGTGATGGCTTAATTCTGCTGTCCATCGAGGATGCGACGGATCGGGCTTAA
- the nucS gene encoding endonuclease NucS, which produces MKYLVSPVPEEALEALNESASNIKKRMVTIVGNCKVDYNGRARSFLDYGDRLVIVKADGTVMVHGNEKREPLNWQPPGTKVKYTINGGLTIEAKRTSPPESMHIHFKNIEALSIFQLHDGAELNIVGEEADIVDKLEADPSMIEEGLRVMRREQVTNSGYIDLLCEDKDGTTVVVEVKRTAITHNAVYQLEAYLVDFKRKNHKTKVRGILCAPRVTEMAKTLLEEKGLEYRQIGYDFELKDRSQSSLENF; this is translated from the coding sequence ATGAAGTACCTGGTCTCACCTGTCCCGGAGGAAGCCCTGGAAGCCCTGAACGAAAGTGCAAGCAATATAAAAAAGCGCATGGTGACTATCGTAGGGAACTGCAAAGTCGACTATAACGGCAGGGCCCGCTCTTTCCTTGATTACGGGGACAGGCTGGTCATCGTCAAGGCGGACGGTACAGTAATGGTCCACGGCAACGAGAAGCGCGAGCCCCTGAACTGGCAGCCGCCGGGCACTAAGGTTAAGTACACGATAAATGGCGGCCTGACCATCGAGGCAAAACGCACGAGCCCGCCCGAGTCCATGCACATACACTTTAAGAATATCGAGGCGCTCAGCATTTTTCAGCTACACGATGGCGCCGAGCTCAATATCGTCGGCGAGGAGGCCGACATTGTGGATAAGCTTGAGGCAGACCCGTCCATGATCGAGGAAGGCCTGCGGGTCATGCGCCGTGAACAGGTGACGAACTCGGGATACATCGACCTGCTATGCGAGGATAAAGATGGCACGACCGTCGTCGTCGAGGTCAAGCGCACGGCGATCACGCACAACGCTGTCTACCAGCTGGAGGCGTACCTGGTCGACTTCAAGAGGAAAAACCACAAAACGAAGGTCAGGGGAATACTGTGCGCCCCGAGAGTCACCGAAATGGCAAAAACGCTCCTCGAGGAAAAGGGGCTCGAGTACAGGCAAATAGGCTATGACTTCGAGCTTAAGGACCGAAGTCAGTCCTCGCTGGAAAATTTTTAA
- the pdxS gene encoding pyridoxal 5'-phosphate synthase lyase subunit PdxS, translating into MKLEELRHGTTLLKRGFAKMQKGGVIMDVTNKDQALIAENAGAVAVMALQAVPADIRKAGGVARMADPAIVEEIINAVTIPVMAKARIGHFVEAEILEAIGVDMIDESEVLTPADSKYHIEKTKFTVPFVCGARDLGEALRRIDEGAAMIRTKGEAGTGDVSEAVNHMKKIQGQIRELRGLTHEELVKYARTIEAPSELVIETARLQRIPVVNFAAGGVATPADAALMMRLGADGVFVGSGIFKSESPDKMARAIVEAVNNYDNPAKLAEISKGTGNPMKGIGISTMPTEEKIQARGW; encoded by the coding sequence ATGAAGCTCGAAGAGTTACGCCACGGCACCACGCTATTGAAGCGAGGGTTCGCAAAGATGCAGAAGGGCGGCGTCATCATGGACGTCACCAACAAGGACCAGGCCCTCATCGCCGAGAACGCCGGAGCCGTCGCCGTCATGGCGCTCCAGGCCGTCCCGGCGGACATCCGGAAGGCCGGCGGCGTAGCACGGATGGCCGACCCCGCCATCGTCGAGGAGATCATCAACGCGGTCACCATACCCGTTATGGCCAAAGCCCGCATCGGCCACTTCGTCGAGGCGGAGATCCTCGAGGCCATCGGCGTGGACATGATCGACGAGTCCGAGGTGCTTACCCCGGCTGACAGTAAATATCATATCGAGAAGACGAAATTTACCGTCCCCTTCGTATGCGGCGCACGGGACCTGGGCGAGGCGCTCCGCCGGATCGACGAGGGCGCGGCCATGATCAGGACCAAGGGCGAAGCCGGCACCGGCGACGTGTCCGAGGCCGTTAACCACATGAAGAAGATCCAGGGCCAGATCCGTGAGCTCCGGGGCCTTACGCATGAAGAGCTCGTTAAATATGCAAGGACGATCGAGGCGCCCTCCGAGCTGGTCATCGAGACGGCCCGGCTGCAGCGCATCCCCGTCGTGAACTTCGCCGCAGGCGGCGTGGCGACTCCCGCAGACGCCGCGTTAATGATGCGCCTCGGAGCGGACGGCGTATTCGTCGGCTCGGGCATCTTCAAGTCCGAAAGCCCGGACAAGATGGCGAGGGCTATCGTCGAAGCGGTCAACAATTATGACAACCCGGCGAAGCTGGCCGAAATATCCAAGGGCACGGGCAACCCGATGAAGGGCATTGGCATCAGCACCATGCCCACCGAAGAGAAGATACAGGCCCGCGGCTGGTAA
- a CDS encoding Mut7-C RNAse domain-containing protein, giving the protein MDASAYHFLVDRMLGRLIAWLRIFGYDTKSALDMEPTPDEDTRLIDIAKAEGRILISRDRALIERAKKAGVQTVLVSSDDVREQLEKLMESYRLDIDPNMTRCTVCNATLREATEEDIEKLKNSEEVPEHLLNDKRTLWVCEKCGKAYWQGSHWRNILKTAEQVRNSQKPAK; this is encoded by the coding sequence ATGGACGCCTCTGCTTACCATTTTCTCGTGGACCGCATGCTCGGCCGCCTCATCGCCTGGCTCCGCATATTCGGCTACGATACCAAAAGTGCGCTGGACATGGAGCCCACGCCGGATGAGGACACCCGGTTGATAGACATCGCTAAGGCAGAGGGCAGAATACTCATCTCCCGGGACAGGGCGCTCATAGAGAGGGCGAAGAAAGCCGGCGTCCAGACCGTGCTCGTAAGCTCTGACGACGTCAGGGAGCAACTTGAAAAGCTGATGGAAAGCTACAGGCTCGACATCGACCCGAACATGACCAGATGCACGGTCTGCAATGCGACTCTGCGAGAAGCCACGGAAGAGGACATTGAAAAGCTTAAAAATTCGGAAGAAGTTCCGGAACATCTGCTTAATGATAAGCGGACGCTGTGGGTATGCGAAAAGTGCGGCAAGGCATACTGGCAGGGAAGCCACTGGAGGAACATATTAAAAACGGCGGAACAGGTACGAAACTCCCAAAAGCCTGCCAAATAA
- a CDS encoding MFS transporter, translating into MSARKINVLDLFLIAFILMYYGRLSVVLFIPQYAIDYNIPSIYYSLHFAMVSVGSAVSNILLIFLLRKFNTRTIFILVGFVSAMYEVLLYLFPTPEVLLISGLLIGLAAGCFWTLTFLVICEIIDAHGVQTTYAMSKYNVISTIMGAMTPLAAGIIVHYFGYGIWLLSALAFLVLSTAIIFALKDPIYYKTYDKYPIKDDLKKVFDDRHTLITFMLVMLLSTLTMSTWSSLSKVFFTNVGIRDYWLGLLAIVVSVVTIAVYYVLARWQFTTRKVLASLGIIIFAAEMALIMFTSDPVVVFILEGIIGSAGVAAVGFATQNIIKNTFRERTYIGRPIFATGMYIANAVWFAICGYMIASYGGYDSMGTILGVSVNQYGLRALMLMLAIISLLWAGLMWIFEKRMVDDADMPAKADKCKANTD; encoded by the coding sequence ATGTCCGCCCGTAAGATAAACGTACTCGACCTTTTCCTCATCGCTTTCATTCTCATGTATTACGGGCGGCTGAGCGTCGTTCTTTTCATTCCGCAGTATGCCATCGACTACAACATACCCTCGATCTATTACAGCCTTCATTTCGCCATGGTCAGCGTCGGCTCGGCCGTATCGAATATTTTACTCATATTCCTGTTAAGGAAGTTCAACACCCGGACCATTTTCATTCTGGTAGGCTTCGTGTCGGCCATGTATGAGGTACTGCTGTATCTTTTCCCGACGCCCGAAGTGCTTCTAATATCCGGGCTGCTTATCGGCCTTGCCGCCGGATGCTTCTGGACGCTTACATTCCTGGTCATATGCGAGATCATCGACGCCCACGGCGTCCAGACGACCTACGCCATGTCCAAATACAACGTCATATCGACCATCATGGGCGCGATGACTCCCCTGGCCGCCGGCATCATCGTCCACTATTTCGGCTATGGCATATGGCTGCTCTCGGCACTGGCGTTTCTCGTGCTATCGACGGCCATCATATTCGCGCTCAAGGACCCGATCTATTATAAGACATATGACAAATATCCCATCAAAGACGACCTCAAAAAGGTGTTCGACGACAGACACACGCTGATCACGTTCATGCTCGTCATGCTATTATCCACGCTGACGATGAGCACATGGAGCTCCCTGTCAAAGGTGTTTTTCACGAACGTGGGCATACGCGATTACTGGCTGGGACTACTGGCTATCGTGGTCAGCGTGGTCACTATTGCCGTTTACTACGTGCTGGCCCGCTGGCAGTTCACCACGCGAAAGGTCCTCGCATCGCTGGGCATCATTATTTTCGCCGCCGAAATGGCTCTTATCATGTTCACGTCCGATCCGGTCGTCGTCTTTATACTCGAGGGCATCATCGGCTCGGCAGGCGTCGCCGCCGTGGGCTTCGCCACCCAGAACATCATCAAGAACACTTTCCGGGAGCGCACCTACATTGGACGCCCCATCTTTGCGACGGGCATGTATATCGCCAATGCCGTATGGTTCGCCATCTGCGGCTATATGATCGCATCTTATGGCGGCTACGATTCCATGGGAACGATACTTGGAGTCTCCGTCAACCAGTACGGGCTGCGGGCCCTTATGTTAATGCTGGCCATCATCTCGCTGCTCTGGGCCGGGCTCATGTGGATCTTTGAGAAGCGCATGGTGGATGATGCCGATATGCCAGCGAAGGCCGATAAGTGTAAGGCGAACACGGACTAA
- the nth gene encoding endonuclease III domain-containing protein — MNDKKRTAEISKRLIEHYGTYNGKKGEPFGVLINTILSQNTTDRNSSVAFQRLFSVYDTPKKLANAPEDKIAELIKIGGLYTIKARRIKEISRLILDDYGGDIDFVCTANPEAARKELLSIEGVGPKTADCVLLFACGDDVIPVDTHVFRVTKRLGIVPEKADHEETHRILMENVPAGKRGSVHVDLIRFGREICRAQSPKHDECFLIDVCDYARKLGIRKKPPK, encoded by the coding sequence ATGAACGATAAAAAGAGGACAGCGGAAATATCTAAGCGACTGATCGAACACTACGGAACCTATAATGGTAAAAAGGGCGAGCCATTCGGAGTGCTCATCAATACGATACTTTCTCAGAACACGACCGACCGCAACTCGTCCGTGGCTTTTCAAAGGCTCTTTTCAGTTTACGATACGCCCAAAAAGCTGGCGAACGCCCCTGAAGATAAGATCGCCGAGCTGATCAAGATAGGCGGGCTCTATACGATCAAGGCCAGGCGTATCAAGGAGATATCCCGGCTTATACTCGACGATTATGGGGGAGACATCGACTTCGTCTGCACGGCGAACCCGGAGGCCGCCCGGAAAGAGCTCCTGAGCATCGAGGGTGTCGGGCCTAAGACGGCGGACTGCGTGCTGCTATTCGCCTGCGGCGACGACGTCATACCGGTCGACACGCACGTATTCCGCGTCACTAAGCGATTGGGCATCGTGCCCGAGAAGGCCGACCACGAGGAGACACACCGCATATTAATGGAGAATGTTCCCGCCGGCAAGCGAGGCTCGGTGCACGTCGACCTCATAAGGTTCGGCCGCGAAATATGCAGGGCACAGAGCCCGAAGCACGACGAGTGCTTCCTTATTGACGTCTGCGACTACGCCCGCAAGCTGGGCATCAGGAAAAAGCCGCCGAAGTAA
- a CDS encoding pyridoxal phosphate-dependent aminotransferase — protein sequence MSSRLDQVEESATLRLADLTNELKRQGKDILSFNLGEPDFNTPSNIVEAAEKALKSGKTHYAPAAGIPELRDAIAAKLKNENKLDVPGKNVLVTPGAKQAVFYVTFSLLEEGDEAIVFDPGWVSYDACIKMSGGKTVWVKSNEDGSLPRDLSKYVNKKTKLIILNSPNNPSGAVLDTKDIRMVADLSKDHGLYVLSDEIYEKIVYDVKPVSIGSMIPDKTVTINGFSKAYAMAGWRIGYAAAPKPVFQNMLKVQQHTATSPTTFVQYGALEAINGPQDSVENMCRQFKERRDVVVKGLRDMGLQCETPLGAFYAWPKVKGSSEKWAEKFLEAGVGLTPGSAFGPHSDDHIRMSYASSMNDIKKGLERMKKCVTGA from the coding sequence ATGTCCTCAAGACTGGACCAGGTGGAAGAGTCCGCGACCCTGAGGCTTGCCGACCTGACGAATGAGCTGAAGAGACAGGGCAAGGATATCCTGAGCTTTAACCTGGGTGAGCCGGATTTTAATACTCCATCGAATATTGTTGAGGCTGCCGAGAAGGCGCTTAAATCCGGTAAGACGCACTATGCTCCTGCGGCCGGGATCCCCGAACTACGGGATGCTATTGCTGCTAAGTTAAAGAACGAGAATAAGCTCGATGTGCCCGGTAAGAACGTGCTCGTCACACCCGGGGCCAAGCAAGCCGTGTTCTACGTTACGTTCAGCCTGCTGGAAGAAGGCGACGAGGCCATCGTATTCGACCCCGGCTGGGTATCCTACGATGCCTGCATCAAGATGAGCGGCGGTAAGACGGTCTGGGTCAAGTCGAACGAGGATGGGTCCCTGCCAAGGGACCTCTCGAAGTACGTGAACAAGAAGACGAAGCTCATTATTCTTAACAGCCCGAATAACCCGTCCGGTGCCGTCCTTGATACAAAGGACATCCGGATGGTCGCCGACCTCTCTAAGGACCATGGCTTATATGTTCTGTCGGACGAGATCTATGAGAAGATCGTCTACGACGTTAAGCCGGTAAGCATCGGCTCGATGATACCGGATAAGACGGTGACGATCAACGGCTTTTCAAAGGCATATGCGATGGCCGGGTGGCGCATAGGCTATGCGGCAGCGCCTAAGCCGGTATTCCAGAACATGCTCAAAGTCCAGCAGCACACCGCGACGAGCCCCACCACGTTCGTCCAGTATGGCGCTCTTGAGGCTATAAATGGACCGCAAGACAGTGTCGAGAACATGTGCCGCCAGTTCAAGGAGAGACGGGACGTCGTCGTTAAAGGATTGAGGGACATGGGCCTGCAGTGCGAAACGCCTTTAGGCGCCTTCTATGCCTGGCCAAAGGTCAAGGGAAGCTCTGAGAAGTGGGCGGAAAAGTTCCTGGAGGCGGGCGTGGGCCTGACCCCGGGCTCCGCGTTCGGGCCCCACAGCGACGACCATATACGCATGTCTTATGCATCCTCGATGAATGATATCAAGAAGGGCCTGGAGCGCATGAAAAAGTGCGTGACGGGCGCTTGA
- the ribH gene encoding 6,7-dimethyl-8-ribityllumazine synthase has protein sequence MAESKEITIGFVVAEFNRDLTWQMELLGKEHAAFLGAKVTKTIYVPGVYDMPLAVKKMAEDKSLDAVVTIGSVIEGATDHDQVVVAQATRKITDLALEYNKPITLGIAGPGMTRLEASERIDYSKRAVEAAVKMVRRLKEYNK, from the coding sequence ATGGCAGAAAGCAAAGAGATCACTATCGGATTCGTGGTCGCAGAGTTCAACCGCGACCTCACGTGGCAGATGGAATTACTGGGCAAGGAGCACGCCGCCTTCTTAGGCGCGAAGGTCACCAAGACCATCTACGTGCCGGGCGTCTACGACATGCCCCTCGCCGTTAAAAAAATGGCCGAGGATAAGTCCCTGGACGCCGTCGTCACGATCGGCAGCGTCATCGAGGGCGCCACCGATCACGACCAGGTCGTCGTGGCCCAGGCTACCCGTAAGATCACGGACCTGGCGCTGGAATACAACAAGCCCATAACGCTGGGCATCGCCGGCCCGGGCATGACCCGACTGGAGGCCAGCGAGCGTATCGACTACTCCAAGAGAGCTGTCGAGGCGGCCGTGAAGATGGTGCGCCGGCTTAAGGAATATAATAAATAA
- the ribC gene encoding riboflavin synthase, with protein MVKIGIADTTFARFDMGKAAIDELKRNCSAQIVRYTVPGIKDLPVACKKLFDEQHCDIVMALGMPGSKPVDKTCAHEASMGIIICQLMTGRHIIEVFVHEDEAPDARELAALMEKRAREHALNVVKLMFKPKILEKEAGTGQRQGYEDVGPARI; from the coding sequence ATGGTAAAGATCGGGATAGCGGACACGACGTTCGCCCGCTTCGACATGGGCAAGGCGGCCATCGACGAATTAAAAAGAAATTGCTCCGCGCAGATCGTGCGCTACACGGTGCCCGGTATCAAGGACCTTCCGGTCGCGTGCAAGAAGCTCTTCGACGAGCAGCACTGCGACATCGTGATGGCCCTGGGCATGCCGGGGAGCAAGCCCGTCGATAAGACCTGCGCCCACGAGGCCAGCATGGGGATTATAATATGCCAGCTAATGACCGGCAGGCACATCATCGAGGTCTTCGTCCACGAGGACGAGGCGCCCGATGCCCGGGAGCTCGCAGCGCTCATGGAAAAGCGCGCCAGGGAGCACGCCCTGAACGTCGTCAAGCTCATGTTCAAGCCCAAAATACTGGAGAAAGAGGCCGGAACCGGCCAGCGGCAGGGCTACGAGGACGTCGGCCCGGCCAGGATTTAA